CCTTACCAGTTAGTCACGGGCAAAATAGTCTCGACTTGGGGAAAACTACATTTATTACCAATTATAATAGATTTGCTATTGCTAATACCcgctccagcacctggagcacctcctcgTCCTCTGAAATCTGCATTCccactgctgtttctcaggttttttttccccctcctcctctgcctgtccgGCGTTTTgtgccctttcttaaatataatttCACAAAGGGGCCACCAACTTTGCTGACGGGCTCCGCTTCGGCCTGCGCTGGGTCCGGCCCCCTCGAGGGGTTTCCCAGCTGGAGATACGGAATCCCAGAATCGTCTCGGTTgggaaggaccttgaagatcgtccagtccaaccgttaacccagcgctggcagttcccagctacaccagatccctaaggCTATGTCGACCCTAcacttaaacacctccagggtgTCCTGCCCTGTGGCTGAGAGCTCCCAGCGAGCCTGTGGCTGccacaatattatttttttcccacttttaaGAGTGTTGGAGCCTCTGGGTTGTTCAGGGAGGCGGTGGGGAGGGCGAAGGCAGGACAGCAAGCGGCGATGGGAAATGGCCGCTTCCCTCCCGGAAGGTTGGTCTGGGAAATGCAGCTGGAGTCCGGCCTTCCCCGCGCGGCAGCGAGTTGTGCTGATGGCAGCAGAGAGCTCCCCGCGGGCAGAAACACGCTGCTTACCTCCATCTTttattttcagcttgtttttctaACCCCTCGTGCCTGCTGAGGCAGCGTCCAGCTCCTCCTCGGAGAGTAATAGTGTGGGTGAAACTccggaggaggggaggagaggtcGTAGAAGTGCAGTGGGGATGTCTTGTAGGGCCTGGAGGGCTCCGGGCGTGACCAGAGTTGTACATAGAATGTGTGACATACAGCCTAGCAAAGCCAGCAACGCAGCCTAGCGAAGCCAGCAAGCTGTCCTGGCAGCCTGAGcactcacagaatcccagaatcacccgggttggaaaagcccttgaagctcctccagccccaccatgaacctccccctgaccgttcccaactccaccagatccctcagcgctggctcaacccgactcttcaacccctccagggatggggactccccccctgccctgggcagcccattccaacgcccaacagccccttctgcaaagaaatccttcctaagagccagtctgaccctgccctggcgcagcttgaggccattccctcttggcctgccgctggctccttggctcaagagactcctcccccctctctgcaccctcctttcagggagttgcagagggccaggaggtctcccctcagcctcctcttctccacactaaacccccccagttccctcagccgctccccatcagacctgtgctccagaccctgcaccagctccgttgcccttctctggacacgctcgagtcattcaagggcctttttggggtgaggggcccaaaactgaacccactcatcgaggggcggcctcaccagtgccgagcccaggggtcagatcccttccctgtccctgctggccacgctggtgctggtacaagccaggatgctcttggccttcttggccacctgggcacactcgTGCTGAACGGATCCAAAGCTGGTTTTCAAGAGGGTTTTTCTCAGGAGCTTGGGAGGAGCTCTGCGAGCGGGCAGGATGCGAAGGGACGGCTCCTGCCTTGAGGAGCCCTCGGCCGCGGGGCCCGGAGCAGCGATCGCCGCTGAGCGGAGCTTTGGTGGCCCTTCAGACCGGTTCCTGCTGCAGCTCCGGATCTGCAGCGGGTGCCACGTTCCTCCCTCCAAACAAGTGTCGGCGGTGCTTTTAGTGGGAACTGTGGTGTTTGAAGGGAGGGgctgaaccccccccccccctccctgctcctcgtTGAGAGGTTTTATTCAGTCCCTCCCCAGCGGCGCCTCGGGGGTCTCAGATAACTCCATCCCTGCCCGTCGTCCTCGCGGGGGGGGCGGGTCCTTACGAGCGTTTTCCTCTTCCCTCCGCCCGCAGATCAGCGCCGTGCGTTTGCCGCGGGAGCCCACCAACCCAGAGCGGTTGAAAGGTTTTGGTTACGCTGAGTTTGAAGATATCGACTCCTTGTTCCAGGCGCTGAGCCTCAATGAAGAGGTGAGTCCCCCCCCCGGCGGAGCAGTGCTGGGGCCCGccagcccccccagtgccccccagtcaGATCAGGCACGTTCCTCTGCAGCCCTGGGCGCTAGAGATGCGtgaaaaactgtttccttctGGAGCGATGGCTGGCCCTGCTTGAGTGAGACTTAAATGGGGAAGAAAGTGCTTTTTTAGGCCGTTGAGAAGCCCTGAGTGGCCCAAGCTGCCTGCGCTGTGCTCGGGCGTCACGCCGGGATCTGACTTCTCgctgtttattttcagtctttaggCAACAGAAGGATACGAGTGGACGTTGCTGATCAAGCTCAGGATAAAGGTGAGCGTCCCGCCGGCTCACCGTCCTCCCTTGGCGGTGGCCACCTCGGTAGCCGCATCCTGCGCTGGGTTGGTGACCAGCCCGGCTGAGGAGGGACAAATCGCTGTCGTCACAGCCCAGATCGCTGCGTCTGAGCCCTGCTCCAGGCCAGGCCACGGGCTTGGCTCCTGCCCGCTTGGCTGGAGAGCCCAGCCGGGAGGTTTTACCAGCCAGCCCTTATCTAATAACGCTGTGCCAGTTCCTCCCACGCTGTCGCTGTGATTGTCTCGGCTTTACGAAGCGTCTGTggttcctgctgctggggagcagtgAACCCGGCGAGGCTGCGCTGTGCTCCCGCCCGGGTCACCGCTCTCAGCCCTGCGAGCTgaaatttccttcctttccccgGCAGATCGGGACGATCGCTGCTTCGGCAGAGATCGGGATCGCTTCCGTGACTCGGAGAGGTTCGAGAGCGACTGGAGGGCCCGTCCTGCCACCACCGACAGCTTCGATGATTACCCACCCCGCCGGGGCGACGACAGCTTCGGGGACAGTGAGTTGGTAGAAAAACGCGTGTTCCTTCCGGCGCCGGCCTGGAACGGCGGCCGTGGGGTCTGAATGAGAAGGAAAGAGTCACAGAgtcgttcaggttggaaaagcccctcgggattatcaagtccaaccctcagcccgactctacaaagttctcgcctaccccacatccccccacagctcatccaaacggcccttaaacccccccaggggtggggactccaccccctccctgggcagcctgttccactctctgaccactctggcggggaaacatttttccctcctgtccagcctgaccctcccctgttgcagttcaaagccgttccctctcgttctgtcactaattccctgggagcagagaccagccccaacctctccacaacgtcctttcagggagctgcagagagtgatgaggtctcccctccccttctcctcctcacactgaacagccccagctccttccatcgctcctcacaggatttattctccagccccttccccagctcgttgccctcctctgccctcgctccagcccctcgagatctctctgggattgaggtgcccaaacctggacacaaccctccaggtgtggcctcaccagtgccgagcacagggggactgtcacctccctgcttctgctggccacactagtgctgctacaagccaggatgccgttggctttcttggccacctgggcacactgctggctcgttatcaatccccccaggtccctctctgactggcagctccagccacacctccccgagcctgtagccacgcagggggttgttgtggcccaagggcaggacctggcacttggcctcgTGGAAGCCCGTTGCCGTTGGCCACCGACCCGatctatccaggtctctctgtggAGCCTCCCTGTCCCTGCGCAGATCAACATTCCCGCTTCCCTCGGTGTCATTCCCTCGGCTCCTCCCCTGGCAAGCAGATTTCCTGCAGGACTCGGTGGTCACTTCCCCTGCTCCCGTAGCCCAGAGCTGAATGTGCCGCATCTTCCCATTCTTCCTCATTTCTATTGTTTTCCCCTGAAAATCTGCGTTACCTTGACACCCAGACGTGCTTTATTCTGCTCCGTGGGCGATCAGACGCTGACAGAGCGGCCGCCCGGAGCTCGTTCTGCGGCGACGTTGCTGTAAGGGCCAGTGGGTCAGGGATTTTGGCTCACACCagaccccccccccggccccttcTCCTGCCTCCAGGGTATCGGGATCGCTACGACGATCGGTATCGCGATGGGCCCCGGCGGGACATGGACCGTGGCTTCGGGGGCCGGGATCGCTACGACGACCGCAGCAGGGACTACGACCGAGGTGGGCTGTTCCCCGGGGACTGCTGGGGTGGAGAGGGCGAGGGCAAGACCCCCACCGCAGCCGAGCTGCCCAGTATGGCCCAGTTCCCCTCCTGTAACTGGGGGAAGGGCACTGAGGATGAGCTGTCGCTCTTCCTCTCCCGGCAACTTCAATCCTCGCCCCTTAGTCCTTACCAGAGCCCAGATTTTAAGGCCGCTGCGTTCGGAAGAGGCCGGGAGGCCTCGTGCTCCGGCCCGGGAGGGATCGGGGGGCTCACTGGGAAGCgtctccttttctccccccccccaggCTACGACTCCAGGCTAGGCAGCGGCAGGAGGGCCTTCGGCAGCGGCTACCGCCGCGATGACGACTACCGGGGCTGCGGCGACCGCTACGAGGACCGCTACGACCGGCGGGATGACCGGATGGATCGGTGGAACTCCCGGGACGATTACGGCCGGGATGATTTCCGCCGCGAGGACAGAGGTGAGGGGTTTGTTGGGGGTTGGGAGGGGGTCTGACCGCCAccaccccgcacccccccagCTCGGCTGAGAGCGGGATTTGCGCTCACCGGTGGCGTCGTTGCTCCTTCCCAGGTCCCACTCAGAGGCCGAAGCTGAACCTGAAGCCTCGGAGCGCGCCCAAGGAGGAGGAAACCTCCGTGGCCCCTGCGCCCCAGTCCAGCCGGGCCGCCTCCATCTTCGGGGGGGCCAAACCAGTGGACACGGCCGCCAGGGAGCGGGAGGTGGAGGAGCGGCTACAGAAGGAGCAGGAGAAGCTGCAACGCCAGCTGGAGGACGATAAGAGGATAGAGAGACGACCCCGAGAGAGGTGGGCGGGGGCCTCTGGCTGCGCCGGGCTGGTGGGGTTCAGccaaatccccccaaatcccacccCAAATTGTGACCCCCGAGCGccagctcagccccttcccctccgGCACAGGCACCCCAGCTGGCGAAGCGAGGAGAACCAGGAGCGGTCGCGGACGGGGAGCGAGTCCTCGCAGACCGGCACCTCGGGGCCCCCCGGCACCTCTGTGGGCACCGGCCCGACGGGCAGGAGTGAGTCgagagtttgggggggggggccctgagcTAGACCCGGCTTGTCTCTTGCCCCCCCCCGCTCTTTAACCCTCGGTCGGTTTGTGTGTCCCCCCTGCAGCCACGCGAAGGAGGGAGAGCGAGAAGTCCCTGGAGAACGAGCCGTTCGCCAAGGAGGACAACGACGCCCCTTCGCCCACCCCCAAGCCGAGGGAGGAGAAGCAGCCGCTGAAGGTGatgcccgcgcccccccccaagGAAAACGCCTGGGTGAAGCGGAGCAGCaacccccccgcccgctcccagAGCTCGGATTCGGAGCAGCCCTCTCCCACCAGGTCGGTgccgcgggggggggacacggcccaGCCCTCCACCCTCCCCATGTTCCCCCgtgccgggcggggggggggggggggctcgtgGAGCCCCAATaccccccccagcagctccgGCTCTCAACATCTCGGtgatttcatcttctttttcccccctcagcgGCGCCCAgaccgcccccggcccccccgcggaGGATGGGGCGCCCCCGAAGAACACCCACAGGAGAGGTGAGGCCGGCGCTGGGccgctcctgcctccccccaccccccaaatccccaaaacCTCTCCCCAAAACCTCTCCCCGTCCTGGCAAAGGGCTCTGAGCCACCCCCACCCGCTTCTGCCCGTGTTTTCATGGGGGGGGGGAGACCTCAcacccttttcttttcctccccccccaTCACCAGGAGATGAAAATAAACCCGACGGGGGCCGGGAGAGCAGCTCCAAGGTGCGAAGCGGCAGCTCCGGCCGCGGCCCGGGAGATTCAGACAGGTGGGTGCCCCCATCCGTGTgtccccccacaaccccccccccccaactcccagCTCCGGGAATTGGGGTGTCACCTCCCTCTGAGCACCCCAGAGTCGGGATTTAAGACCTGACCTTGACCTCAGGGGCCTCTGGTCCTTGCAGGAAAGAGAGCAGGAAGGATCACGACTCGCGACCTGCATCTGAGCCAAAGAAACTTGACGAGAACCCCCCCTCCGTAAGCACCTTCGGGGGGGCCCATccctgggggggggcagcgctgggcgTTCGGGGTGGGAGTTACCCCCCTCAGCTCTTGgcgggttggttttttttttttttttggggggcggTTTTAGGCagttttttggttatttttctccACCTGATAACGaggtaacacacacacaccccccccctgcgccccccccccaatTTCTCCCGCAGTTCAGCCACGCCAGCAAATACGCTGCGCTCTCGGTGGACGGCGaggatgatggtgatgatgaagAATGCGCCGAATAAAACCTCCGGCACcgcccccacacacacacacaccccccccccccacctcgcgCCGTCTCCCAACCAGCCGCCACCTTTGGGATCATTtggagaattaaaacaaaaaacaacaaaaaaaaaaaacccccacacacacacaaaaaaaaaaaaacaaaaaaccaaacctctaTCCGGACGCgacagaaataaaacctaaaactGAACAGCTCCTGGAGACCTTTCTTAAAactttttagaggaaaaaaaaaaatattaaaaaaaaaaaaaaacaaaaaacccacaaaggacacaaaaaaaaaaaaaaccaaaaaggaagcGAATCTTGCATGCTGCTGCGGTGCTGCCGGAGCCTTCctcccgccctcctcctcctcgctcagACACCACCCCCCAGGTagggctggggggcgggggggggggcaccaggaaccccccagcccccccccccccaacccccagctgGTTCCTGGAAGGGATTGGCAGCTCCTGgggcaccttcctcctcctcctcctcctcctcctcctccgtcaCGGGTCtttcccctctgtgtccccccccccctttttgggcgcccccccggcacccccagagTGGGATAAACCTGGAATTGTGGCCCCACCTtgaaatatttccagttttttttctcttattgcCGTCACCAGCtcgaggggatggggggggggggcggggggggcagcaccTGCGCGGTGACACTTCCACGgattggaggggggggggcgtcCCCCCAAACTCACCCActttccccatcaccccccccccccccacttggggaaaaaaaaggggggcacCCACCCCCTCTGCCTCGCCGTCAGCTCGGGGTGATTTTACCTGCTCCaaggggagggggcacagccctggggacccccccccccgcaaccccGGGGCTGGCTCCCTGCgagcccccccccacccttccaGCAGAGAAACCtgtaaaaatgtacaaaattgTACAAAATTATCTTCTATGAAAACGCTTTGTAACgggcgcggagccggggggggggggggctttgctgtgtgtgtcccccccccccccacttcgcCTGcgttggatgattttttttttttttttggttgtttcctccaataaaattaatgtttaaaataccCTTTAACGCCCAATCCCTTTcacttcatcctcctcctcctcgccccacccccccccgcacccccaaccTCACCCCATAACCAGCCTAATTAAAGCATTAATTAATGCCCCCCctaacccccccccccttcagccACGGACCCCTCGGGGCGGCTTCAGCGCCTGGAAATTCTCCCCGGGGCCTTTAAAAACATGaaaccagccccccccccccccccgctccccccccccccccccgcagaaaCCCGACCCCACAATGGGGGCTCTGTCTCCGCTCCCCGACTTGGCCGGCGgcgccgtggcgggggggggtggtgggtggggggCGGGCCAAGTGTGGCTGCGgactctgtgtccccccccccccccccacctccttgaGGTGTTGGGGGGGGGCTTTG
The window above is part of the Strix uralensis isolate ZFMK-TIS-50842 chromosome 33, bStrUra1, whole genome shotgun sequence genome. Proteins encoded here:
- the EIF4B gene encoding eukaryotic translation initiation factor 4B isoform X1, which codes for MAASAKKKNKKGKTLTLTDFLAEDGGGGGGPTYIPKPVSWADETDDLEGDVSTTWHSNDDDVYRAPPIDRSILPTAPRAAREPNIDRSRLPKSPPYTAFLGNLPYDVTEESIKDFFRGLNISAVRLPREPTNPERLKGFGYAEFEDIDSLFQALSLNEESLGNRRIRVDVADQAQDKDRDDRCFGRDRDRFRDSERFESDWRARPATTDSFDDYPPRRGDDSFGDRYRDRYDDRYRDGPRRDMDRGFGGRDRYDDRSRDYDRGYDSRLGSGRRAFGSGYRRDDDYRGCGDRYEDRYDRRDDRMDRWNSRDDYGRDDFRREDRGPTQRPKLNLKPRSAPKEEETSVAPAPQSSRAASIFGGAKPVDTAAREREVEERLQKEQEKLQRQLEDDKRIERRPRERHPSWRSEENQERSRTGSESSQTGTSGPPGTSVGTGPTGRTTRRRESEKSLENEPFAKEDNDAPSPTPKPREEKQPLKVMPAPPPKENAWVKRSSNPPARSQSSDSEQPSPTSGAQTAPGPPAEDGAPPKNTHRRGDENKPDGGRESSSKVRSGSSGRGPGDSDRKESRKDHDSRPASEPKKLDENPPSFSHASKYAALSVDGEDDGDDEECAE
- the EIF4B gene encoding eukaryotic translation initiation factor 4B isoform X2, translating into MAASAKKKNKKGKTLTLTDFLAEDGGGGGGPTYIPKPVSWADETDDLEGDVSTTWHSNDDDVYRAPPIDRSILPTAPRAAREPNIDRSRLPKSPPYTAFLGNLPYDVTEESIKDFFRGLNISAVRLPREPTNPERLKGFGYAEFEDIDSLFQALSLNEESLGNRRIRVDVADQAQDKDRDDRCFGRDRDRFRDSERFESDWRARPATTDSFDDYPPRRGDDSFGDRYRDRYDDRYRDGPRRDMDRGFGGRDRYDDRSRDYDRGYDSRLGSGRRAFGSGYRRDDDYRGCGDRYEDRYDRRDDRMDRWNSRDDYGRDDFRREDRGPTQRPKLNLKPRSAPKEEETSVAPAPQSSRAASIFGGAKPVDTAAREREVEERLQKEQEKLQRQLEDDKRIERRPRERHPSWRSEENQERSRTGSESSQTGTSGPPGTSVGTGPTGRTTRRRESEKSLENEPFAKEDNDAPSPTPKPREEKQPLKVMPAPPPKENAWVKRSSNPPARSQSSDSEQPSPTSGAQTAPGPPAEDGAPPKNTHRRGDENKPDGGRESSSKVRSGSSGRGPGDSDRGLWSLQEREQEGSRLATCI